In the Leguminivora glycinivorella isolate SPB_JAAS2020 chromosome 9, LegGlyc_1.1, whole genome shotgun sequence genome, AATATACAATCGAGTCTACTATTGAGTCTACGATCGAGTCTACGATCGAGTCTACGATCGAGTCTACGATCGAGTCTACGATCGAGTCTACGATCGAGTCTACGATCGAGTCTACGGTCGAGTCTACGATCGAGACTACTATAAAGTCCACATTCGAATATACAATCGAGTCTACGGTCGAGTCCATCATCGAGTCTACGATCGAGTCCACATCGGAATATACAATCGAGTCTACAATTGAGTCTACGATCGAGTCTACGATCGAGTCTACGATCAAATCTACGATCGAGTCTACGATCGAGTCTACAATCGAGTCTACGATCGAGTCTACAATCGAGTCTACGATCGAGTCTACTATCGAGTCTACGCTCAAGTCTACGCTCGAGCCTACGCTCAAGTCTACGATCGAATCCACATTAGAGTATACATACAATCGAGTCTACTATCAAGTCTGCCATCAAGTCTTGTAATTGTCATCCGACTGATGATGACCAGTTAAATATTCAGTTAAATGTTCTGCTAAAAGCAACACACGTGGTCGCATCTGAATAAAATAATCGATCATAGGCGCACATGGCCGCACACTAGTCATAAGCTATTTGTTCCACTACAGGCGCACATGGCCTACTAGCAACAACGCACATGGTCGCATACTAGTCATAAGCTATTTGTTCCACTACAGGCGCACATGGCCTACTAGCAACAACGCACATGGTCGCATACTAGTCATAAGCTATTTAATCTACTATAGGCACACATGGCCTACTAGCAGCAACGCACATGGTCACACACTAGTCGTAAGCTATTTGTTCTACTATAGGCACACATGGCCTACTAGCAGCAACGCACATGGTCACACACTAGTCGTAAGCTATTTGTTCTACTATAGGCACACATGGCCTACTAGCAGCAACGCACATGGTCACACACTAGTCGTAAGCTATTTGTTCTACTATAGGCACACATGGCCTACTAGCAGCAACGCACATGGTCGCACACTAGCTATCAACTATTTGTTCTACTATAGGCACACATGGCCTACTAGCAGCAACGCACATGGTCGCACACTAGCTATCAACTATTTGTTCTAAACAAGTCTTCCAACTGCATTGTACTCGTAATGTTACACAAGTTAACTTCTCATCTTAGTAAGATACGTACATAAaacttttgtttttaaaattgcaGCAAGGTAGTATTATCATGGCTCACTTTTAATAATTAACATACCTTGCTTTGTCGTTGTTCGTCCCCTCTTCTGAGATTTCGCGCACTCAAACACAGTCTTAGTATTTCAATTATTACTTTATTCCgataaacaattacaattaaattattaacatcACCACTTAGGAACACGTCCGTACACTTCAACTGCTACCAAAGAATGAATCTCTTTTAAAAACAACATGGCGCCTTCCGACCGAACCGGAAACGAGTCGGATTGGCCTTTCGCAATGCTCGCCTGTGATTGGCTGTTTAGAGCGGGCTGTCAAAACTAACGTTAGTGTTGCCAATATTAATAACTCTAATTAAAAAGGTTGCCAATTAAGAAACCATTTCCGAAAAATCATAacactccaaacccgcgttcccctaggaatagccagggttcagcatcagctctaccttggttactgctcacacaagtactcaccaagacaagtccggtgaagaaaacagcgcttgcctatgttactccaaacccgcgttcccctgggaaaagccagggttcagcatcagctctaccttggttactgctcactcaagtactcaccaagacaagtccggtgaagaaaacagcgcttgcctatgttactccaaacccgcgttcccctgggaaaagccagggttcagcatcagctctaccttggttactgctcactcaagtactcatcaatacaagtccgatgaagaaaacagcgtttgcctatgttgcacgaaacccgagttcccttaggagtagccagggttcagcatcagctctaccttgttactgctcaca is a window encoding:
- the LOC125229826 gene encoding pheromone-regulated protein PRM7-like, with translation MRCDKSTFESTIEYTIESTIESTIESTIESTIESTIESTIKSTFEYTIESTVESIMESTIESTSEYTIESTIESTIESTIESTIESTIESTIESTIESTIESTVESTIETTIKSTFEYTIESTVESIIESTIESTSEYTIESTIESTIESTIESTIKSTIESTIESTIESTIESTIESTIESTIESTLKSTLEPTLKSTIESTLEYTYNRVYYQVCHQVL